From a region of the Myroides sp. JBRI-B21084 genome:
- the murQ gene encoding N-acetylmuramic acid 6-phosphate etherase, with amino-acid sequence MSFDKITESDSKYNHLEQMSVSDLLLNINKEDQQVPLAVQKAIPQIEILVHKVVEQLKKGGRLFYIGAGTSGRLGVVDASECPPTFGVAYDKVIGLIAGGDTAIRMAVENAEDNETQAEIDLKAYQINSNDFVIGIAASGTTPYVLGGLQFCNNNQIPTGAITCNQGSPVALLAKYPIVVVVGPEFVTGSSRMKAGTAQKLVLNMISTATMIQLGHVKGNKMVDMKLSNHKLVNRAISMVMNELNVSLDKATQLIETYGNVRNAIKNYTK; translated from the coding sequence ATGTCGTTTGATAAAATTACTGAGTCTGATTCGAAATACAATCATTTAGAACAAATGAGTGTAAGCGATTTGCTTTTAAATATCAACAAGGAAGATCAACAAGTACCATTAGCCGTACAAAAAGCCATTCCCCAAATAGAAATTTTAGTACATAAAGTAGTTGAACAGCTAAAAAAAGGTGGGCGTTTGTTTTATATTGGTGCTGGTACATCGGGGCGATTAGGTGTTGTAGATGCATCTGAATGTCCACCTACATTTGGTGTAGCTTATGACAAAGTAATAGGTTTAATTGCTGGTGGCGATACTGCCATACGTATGGCAGTTGAAAATGCCGAAGATAACGAAACACAAGCCGAAATTGATTTAAAAGCGTACCAAATTAACAGCAACGATTTTGTTATTGGCATAGCTGCATCAGGTACTACGCCTTATGTATTGGGTGGTTTACAATTTTGTAACAATAACCAAATACCAACTGGTGCTATTACATGTAATCAGGGAAGTCCGGTTGCGCTTTTAGCAAAGTACCCAATTGTTGTAGTTGTAGGCCCTGAATTTGTTACAGGAAGTTCGCGAATGAAAGCTGGTACTGCTCAAAAATTGGTTTTAAATATGATATCAACTGCTACCATGATTCAATTAGGGCATGTAAAAGGAAATAAAATGGTTGATATGAAACTTTCAAACCATAAATTAGTCAACAGAGCTATAAGTATGGTTATGAATGAATTAAATGTGTCATTAGATAAAGCTACTCAGCTTATTGAAACTTATGGAAATGTGCGTAACGCAATTAAAAATTACACCAAATAA
- a CDS encoding DUF6095 family protein has translation METPKTDKTRIYKGLQKIFIAIPLMFVGPIIINSSFKNKEHLLYYPVLILGCLICLYAMYLFFKGLKTMVNGLFND, from the coding sequence ATGGAAACTCCTAAAACCGATAAAACCAGAATTTACAAAGGTTTACAAAAAATTTTTATTGCCATACCTTTAATGTTTGTAGGTCCTATTATTATAAATTCATCTTTTAAAAACAAAGAACATCTATTGTATTATCCAGTTTTAATATTAGGTTGTTTAATTTGTTTATACGCCATGTATTTATTTTTTAAAGGATTAAAAACCATGGTAAATGGTTTATTTAATGATTAA
- a CDS encoding DNA topoisomerase IV gives MKKLLFITATVLLTSCYQQERNCTDFKTGTFLFEQEINGVKHSSTFVRTNQYEIETYQGKKDTATIRWINDCEYILQKMHPKNMADKKAVQIKILTTNDDGYTFEYNIVGDTNKQKGTIKKLE, from the coding sequence ATGAAAAAACTTTTATTTATAACTGCAACTGTTTTACTTACAAGTTGTTACCAGCAAGAGCGAAATTGTACCGATTTTAAAACTGGAACTTTTTTGTTTGAACAAGAAATAAACGGAGTTAAACATTCTTCAACTTTTGTACGTACAAATCAATATGAAATAGAAACGTATCAAGGAAAAAAAGATACGGCAACTATTCGTTGGATTAACGATTGTGAATACATTTTACAAAAAATGCATCCTAAAAATATGGCTGATAAAAAAGCAGTTCAAATTAAAATCTTAACTACAAATGATGATGGGTACACGTTTGAATACAATATTGTTGGCGATACCAACAAACAAAAAGGGACTATAAAAAAGCTAGAATAA
- a CDS encoding GNAT family N-acetyltransferase, which translates to MNQEIEIETKRLILKGISPAFIHQLFQSKTKQQIINFFGVDENGYNHFKNMHENGMETFRISQFFFLLINKETHLPIGDCGFHTWNKTHNRAELYYGLRNEKDKQQGFMTEALQAVLNFGFNEMNLHRIQALVAKENTASIKLLNRYQFLKEGTIREDYVVESVNENSECYSLLKWEWLKKKL; encoded by the coding sequence ATGAATCAAGAAATTGAAATTGAAACTAAAAGGTTAATTTTAAAAGGTATTTCTCCTGCGTTTATCCATCAATTATTTCAATCCAAAACCAAACAACAAATTATAAATTTTTTTGGGGTAGATGAAAACGGATACAATCATTTTAAAAACATGCACGAAAACGGTATGGAAACTTTTAGGATTTCGCAATTTTTTTTCTTGTTAATTAATAAAGAAACCCATTTACCTATTGGCGATTGTGGCTTTCATACTTGGAACAAAACACACAACCGCGCCGAACTTTATTATGGTTTAAGAAACGAAAAGGATAAACAACAAGGATTTATGACCGAAGCTTTACAAGCTGTTTTAAATTTTGGCTTTAACGAAATGAATTTGCACAGAATTCAAGCTTTGGTAGCTAAAGAAAATACCGCATCGATAAAACTACTTAACCGTTATCAATTTTTAAAAGAAGGTACCATACGCGAAGATTACGTAGTTGAATCGGTTAATGAAAATTCTGAATGTTATTCTTTATTAAAATGGGAATGGTTGAAAAAAAAATTATGA
- the coaD gene encoding pantetheine-phosphate adenylyltransferase codes for MKKAVFPGSFDPITNGHVDVITRALPLFDEIIIAIGSNADKKYMFTLEERMRFIQETFANEPKIKVTNYHGLTIDFCKEQNADFLLRGLRNPADFEFEKAIAHANRLVSGIETVFLLTAVDTSFISSSIVRDFIRNNGDYSLLVPKAVKK; via the coding sequence ATGAAAAAAGCAGTTTTTCCAGGTTCGTTTGATCCCATAACCAATGGCCATGTTGATGTTATTACACGTGCTTTGCCTTTGTTTGATGAAATTATTATTGCCATTGGTAGCAATGCCGATAAAAAATACATGTTTACTCTTGAAGAACGTATGCGGTTTATTCAAGAAACATTTGCAAACGAACCAAAAATTAAAGTTACCAATTATCACGGACTTACTATTGATTTTTGCAAAGAACAAAATGCCGATTTTTTATTGAGAGGACTAAGAAATCCGGCCGATTTTGAATTTGAAAAAGCCATTGCACATGCCAACCGATTGGTATCGGGTATAGAAACTGTATTTTTGTTAACAGCAGTTGACACGTCTTTTATTAGTTCAAGTATTGTACGCGATTTTATTCGCAACAATGGCGATTACAGTTTATTGGTACCAAAAGCGGTAAAAAAATAA
- a CDS encoding D-alanine--D-alanine ligase encodes MKNVAIIMGGYSSEYKISLKSGEVVYNHLDKTKYNLYSIHILTEGWFYVDENKNRFVIDKNDFSVTVNGTKITFDVVFNAIHGTPGEDGLIQAYLQLLNIPQTSCNYYQSSLTFNKRDMLSVLKPYGIKTAISYYLNKGDVINAEQIIQRVGLPCFVKPNKSGSSFGISMVKESEQLVPAIEKAYVEDDEIIIESYLKGTEVSVGVIKYKNDTIVLPITEIVSENDFFDYEAKYEGKSSEITPARISEEEKTKIEDVAKRIYTILKMDGFSRSEFILAGGEPFLLEMNTVPGLTTESILPQQAREAGISLNDLFENAIELALTRNKF; translated from the coding sequence ATGAAAAATGTAGCAATTATTATGGGAGGATATTCTAGCGAATATAAAATATCCTTAAAAAGCGGCGAAGTTGTTTATAATCATTTAGATAAAACTAAATATAATTTATACAGTATTCACATTTTAACCGAAGGTTGGTTTTATGTAGACGAAAATAAAAATAGATTTGTAATTGATAAAAATGATTTTTCGGTTACGGTTAATGGTACAAAAATAACTTTTGATGTTGTTTTTAACGCTATTCATGGTACACCGGGCGAAGACGGATTGATACAAGCCTACTTGCAATTGCTAAATATTCCGCAAACATCGTGTAATTATTATCAATCTTCATTAACTTTTAATAAACGCGATATGCTTTCGGTTCTTAAACCTTATGGTATAAAAACGGCAATATCGTATTACCTTAATAAAGGTGATGTTATAAATGCAGAACAAATTATACAACGTGTAGGCTTACCTTGTTTTGTAAAACCTAATAAATCGGGCTCTAGTTTTGGAATTTCAATGGTTAAAGAAAGTGAACAACTAGTACCTGCTATTGAAAAAGCTTATGTAGAAGACGATGAAATTATTATTGAAAGTTATTTAAAAGGTACAGAAGTTTCGGTTGGTGTTATAAAGTATAAAAACGATACCATTGTTTTACCTATAACCGAAATTGTATCAGAAAACGACTTTTTTGATTACGAAGCAAAATACGAAGGTAAGTCTAGCGAAATAACACCTGCTAGAATTTCAGAAGAAGAAAAAACAAAAATAGAAGATGTTGCCAAACGCATTTACACCATTTTAAAAATGGATGGTTTTTCGCGTTCAGAATTTATTTTAGCTGGTGGCGAACCCTTTTTATTAGAAATGAATACAGTACCTGGCTTAACAACAGAAAGTATTTTACCACAACAAGCGCGCGAAGCAGGTATTTCGTTAAACGATTTATTTGAGAATGCAATTGAATTAGCCTTAACACGAAATAAATTTTAA
- a CDS encoding PASTA domain-containing protein, producing MGIISFIKSKQFFFSLISAIVIVVLLGFGTLQFLNIFTRHGKEIAIPDLRKMKVEKAMDAVAENGFEIIVIDTIDFNPKYPPYTISEQDPKPNDAVKEGRKIYVKINAKGYSSLRLPNLDGRTLCHATSILESLGLKKGEVKYEPDFAKDVVLRVEQDGRILRAGDKVLKNSKINLILGDGMLGYKPEVDSLGEMYEDVAPAIDSIF from the coding sequence ATGGGTATTATATCATTCATAAAAAGTAAGCAGTTTTTTTTCTCTTTAATTTCGGCAATTGTAATTGTTGTATTACTAGGTTTTGGAACACTACAGTTTTTAAATATTTTTACGCGTCATGGGAAAGAAATTGCAATACCCGATTTGCGTAAAATGAAAGTTGAAAAAGCTATGGATGCAGTTGCTGAAAATGGTTTTGAAATAATTGTTATAGATACCATTGATTTTAACCCTAAATATCCACCGTATACAATTTCAGAGCAAGATCCTAAACCCAATGATGCTGTTAAAGAAGGGCGCAAAATTTATGTAAAAATAAATGCAAAAGGTTATTCTTCTTTACGTTTACCTAATTTAGATGGACGTACGTTGTGTCATGCTACTTCAATTTTAGAATCGTTAGGTTTGAAAAAAGGCGAAGTAAAATACGAACCCGATTTTGCCAAAGATGTGGTTTTACGTGTGGAACAAGACGGAAGAATTTTACGTGCTGGAGATAAGGTACTTAAAAATTCAAAAATTAATTTAATATTAGGCGATGGCATGCTGGGGTACAAACCCGAAGTTGATTCTTTAGGTGAAATGTACGAAGATGTAGCACCAGCAATTGACTCAATTTTTTAA
- a CDS encoding RluA family pseudouridine synthase — protein sequence MIDDTNLLEDDLHEHYRFEAGKGQAPLRVDKFLMNLVENATRNKIQKAAENGNIFVNDVPVKSNHKVKANDVVRVLMEQPPFENIIIPENIPLDIVYEDDDLLVINKPAGLVVHPGHGNYTGTLVNALAYHFENLPLNSSERPGLVHRIDKDTTGLLVIAKTEWTMTELQKQFAEKTTEREYIAIVWGNVEEDEGTIESYIGRHKVDRMQMASFPDDSNGAKHAVTHYKVIERLGYVTLVSCKLETGRTHQIRVHMKAIGHTLFNDERYGGDKILKGTTFTKYKQFVENTFKVLPRQALHAKTLGFMHPIKKEYMQFDTEIPADMVAAIDRWRNYSNNHEVVEEED from the coding sequence ATGATAGACGATACTAACTTACTAGAAGACGATTTACACGAACATTATCGTTTTGAAGCAGGTAAAGGACAAGCACCTTTGCGTGTTGATAAATTTTTAATGAATTTAGTTGAAAACGCAACTAGAAACAAAATACAAAAAGCGGCAGAAAACGGAAACATTTTTGTGAACGATGTTCCTGTAAAATCAAACCATAAAGTAAAAGCAAACGATGTGGTACGTGTGTTAATGGAGCAACCGCCTTTTGAAAACATTATTATTCCCGAAAACATTCCTTTAGATATTGTATATGAAGACGATGATTTATTGGTAATTAATAAACCAGCTGGTTTAGTGGTACATCCGGGGCATGGTAATTACACGGGTACTTTAGTGAATGCTTTAGCCTATCATTTTGAAAATTTGCCTTTAAATAGTTCAGAACGCCCAGGTTTAGTTCACAGAATTGATAAAGATACAACAGGGTTACTGGTAATTGCCAAAACAGAATGGACAATGACCGAATTGCAAAAACAATTCGCCGAAAAAACAACCGAACGCGAATATATTGCTATTGTTTGGGGGAATGTTGAAGAAGATGAAGGTACAATAGAAAGTTATATTGGTCGCCATAAAGTAGATCGTATGCAAATGGCATCGTTCCCTGATGATTCAAACGGAGCAAAACATGCCGTTACGCATTACAAAGTAATAGAACGTTTGGGGTATGTAACACTGGTTTCATGTAAATTAGAAACAGGTAGAACGCACCAAATTCGTGTACACATGAAAGCAATTGGGCATACTTTATTTAACGACGAACGTTACGGTGGCGACAAAATTTTAAAAGGAACTACTTTTACTAAATACAAACAGTTTGTTGAAAACACTTTTAAAGTTTTACCACGCCAAGCCTTACATGCAAAAACTTTAGGTTTCATGCATCCTATAAAAAAAGAGTACATGCAATTTGATACCGAAATACCTGCCGATATGGTTGCTGCCATAGATCGTTGGCGCAATTATTCAAATAATCACGAAGTTGTTGAAGAAGAAGATTAA
- a CDS encoding NADPH-dependent FMN reductase — protein sequence MLVFVGSNSSKSINEQLTKSVLKELNINHTFLDLKTLDIPLFSEDLEREIKSPKGIELLLGEINTHEHIFIATNEHNSNLSAFFKNILDWLSRANKSFLYGKKVFILSTSNGKRGGLSANEILQNMVNRFGCQAVVSYVFTSFSENFNTENQQITNKDFLKEIEDKLNIILKN from the coding sequence ATGTTAGTTTTTGTAGGTAGTAATTCATCAAAATCAATCAATGAACAGTTAACAAAATCGGTTTTAAAAGAACTGAATATAAACCACACTTTTCTTGATCTTAAAACATTAGATATTCCTTTATTTAGTGAAGATTTAGAACGTGAAATTAAATCACCTAAAGGAATTGAATTGTTATTAGGTGAAATAAATACTCACGAACATATTTTTATAGCTACCAATGAACACAATAGCAATTTATCGGCGTTTTTTAAAAATATTTTAGATTGGTTATCACGCGCAAATAAAAGCTTTTTGTACGGAAAAAAAGTATTTATTTTAAGTACATCAAACGGTAAACGCGGTGGTTTAAGTGCCAATGAAATTCTACAAAATATGGTAAATCGTTTTGGTTGTCAAGCAGTTGTAAGTTATGTGTTTACATCTTTTTCAGAAAATTTTAATACAGAAAATCAACAAATTACAAATAAAGATTTCTTGAAGGAAATTGAAGATAAGCTAAACATAATTTTAAAAAATTAA
- a CDS encoding anthranilate synthase component I family protein, with the protein MQRFSKTYQIKNCSHFKKQLLLWAQQFREVVFLESNNHKAKYSTHQAVLAFDAFTLLQTDYENAFEKLKEYQKNTNDWLFGYLSYDLKNDVEQLQSNNFDGLHFPDLFFFQPKKLVFFEEESVRFEYLKMCDDEIDSDFSEITAVKLFESHQPQIRINNRIQFKEYENGFQRIINHIQRGDIYEANYCMEFYAENVSLNTNELFWNLNKISEPPFACYAKFNKHFVMSASPERYIKKQGLKVISQPIKGTAKRGITADEDTLLKQNLAENKKEQTENVMIVDLVRNDLSKTATKASVQVEELFGIYTFKQVHQMISTVVSEVSEDQNPVDIIKSTFPMGSMTGAPKLSAMKIIEEVEQSKRGVYSGAIGYFTPSNDFDFNVVIRSILYNNEQKYASFSVGSAITINANATDEYNECLLKAQAMKNVLQQC; encoded by the coding sequence ATGCAACGGTTTTCTAAAACGTATCAAATAAAAAATTGTTCACATTTTAAAAAGCAATTGCTTTTGTGGGCACAACAATTTCGCGAAGTTGTTTTTTTAGAATCAAACAATCACAAAGCCAAATACAGCACACACCAAGCTGTTTTGGCTTTTGATGCTTTTACTTTGTTGCAAACCGATTACGAAAATGCGTTTGAAAAACTGAAAGAATATCAAAAAAACACCAACGATTGGCTTTTTGGATATTTAAGTTATGATTTAAAAAACGACGTAGAACAGTTGCAATCGAATAACTTTGACGGATTACATTTTCCTGATTTATTCTTTTTTCAACCTAAAAAACTCGTTTTTTTTGAAGAAGAATCGGTTCGTTTTGAATATTTAAAAATGTGCGATGATGAAATTGATAGTGATTTTAGCGAAATTACTGCTGTTAAACTATTTGAATCGCATCAACCTCAAATAAGAATTAATAATAGAATTCAGTTTAAAGAATACGAAAATGGTTTTCAAAGAATCATAAATCACATTCAACGTGGCGATATTTACGAAGCCAATTATTGTATGGAATTTTATGCTGAAAATGTTTCGTTGAACACCAATGAATTATTTTGGAACTTAAACAAAATTTCCGAACCGCCTTTTGCATGCTATGCTAAATTTAATAAGCATTTTGTAATGAGTGCTTCGCCCGAAAGATACATAAAAAAGCAAGGTTTAAAAGTAATTTCGCAACCTATTAAAGGAACTGCAAAACGCGGAATTACAGCTGATGAAGACACACTTTTAAAGCAAAATTTAGCTGAAAACAAGAAAGAACAAACCGAAAATGTAATGATTGTAGATTTGGTTCGGAACGATTTGTCTAAAACTGCTACAAAAGCTTCGGTTCAAGTAGAAGAATTGTTTGGTATTTATACGTTTAAACAAGTACATCAAATGATTTCAACTGTAGTTTCTGAGGTTTCCGAAGATCAAAACCCCGTAGATATTATAAAATCTACTTTTCCAATGGGTAGTATGACGGGGGCTCCAAAATTATCGGCTATGAAAATTATCGAAGAGGTAGAGCAATCCAAACGCGGCGTTTACAGCGGTGCCATTGGTTATTTTACACCTAGTAACGACTTTGATTTTAATGTAGTAATTCGTAGTATATTGTATAATAATGAACAAAAGTACGCATCGTTTAGCGTGGGTAGCGCCATTACAATTAATGCAAATGCAACCGATGAATACAACGAGTGTTTGTTAAAAGCACAAGCAATGAAAAATGTATTACAACAATGTTAA
- the tilS gene encoding tRNA lysidine(34) synthetase TilS has protein sequence MLNQFKQHITQIFPEVFTNKTLLAVSGGVDSMVLLQLFIHLKVEFAVAHCNFQLRDADSDLDEKLVTDFCNKNNITCFVKRFDTMQVVKSKNVSIQIAARELRYNWFKQLCTTNNYRFIATAHHLNDQVETFLINFTRGTGIDGLVGIPEKNQQIIRPMLPFSRDEILNFAVENGVEWREDQSNATTKYLRNKIRHLIVPVLMEENQQFLQTFQNTLHFLKQTQHLANDAMVYFENECVIKEADFVKIDLDKLQKFNNKTAYLVQFLMSYGFFSSTEIEKICVASTGKFIKNNNYTLLKNRNELLIYDEKLINKAVFFIKNENDVLQLPFFMKILRVENAEINTDKDTIFVNSELLKWPLVLRKINTADVFQPFGMKGFKKVSKFFKDEKLSKIEKDNTWLLVNGDDKIIWIVGMRADNRFKILNNSKQNHIITLKQ, from the coding sequence ATGTTAAACCAATTTAAGCAACATATAACGCAAATTTTTCCCGAAGTTTTTACTAACAAAACCTTGTTGGCTGTTAGTGGTGGGGTAGATAGTATGGTGCTTTTGCAATTGTTTATTCATTTAAAAGTAGAATTTGCTGTTGCACATTGTAATTTTCAGTTACGTGATGCCGACAGTGATTTAGACGAAAAATTGGTTACAGATTTTTGTAATAAAAACAACATTACCTGCTTTGTTAAAAGGTTTGATACCATGCAGGTTGTTAAAAGCAAAAACGTTTCCATACAAATTGCAGCACGCGAACTAAGATATAATTGGTTTAAGCAGCTTTGTACTACTAATAACTATCGGTTTATAGCAACTGCGCACCATTTAAACGATCAAGTTGAAACGTTTCTAATTAATTTTACTCGCGGTACGGGTATTGATGGTTTGGTTGGAATTCCTGAAAAAAACCAACAAATAATACGGCCGATGCTCCCTTTTTCTCGTGATGAAATTTTAAATTTTGCAGTTGAAAATGGAGTAGAGTGGAGGGAAGACCAATCTAACGCTACAACAAAATACTTACGTAATAAAATTAGGCATTTAATAGTGCCAGTTTTAATGGAAGAAAATCAGCAATTTTTGCAAACTTTTCAAAACACATTGCATTTTTTAAAGCAAACGCAGCACTTAGCAAACGATGCTATGGTTTATTTTGAAAATGAATGTGTTATAAAAGAAGCCGATTTTGTAAAGATCGATTTAGATAAATTACAAAAATTTAATAATAAAACCGCCTATTTAGTACAATTTTTAATGTCTTACGGTTTTTTTTCATCTACCGAAATAGAAAAAATTTGCGTTGCATCTACAGGTAAATTCATTAAAAATAATAATTATACACTTTTAAAAAACCGCAATGAATTGTTAATTTATGATGAAAAATTAATAAATAAAGCAGTTTTTTTTATAAAAAATGAAAATGATGTTTTGCAACTTCCTTTTTTTATGAAAATTTTAAGGGTAGAAAACGCAGAAATTAACACAGATAAAGATACTATTTTCGTAAATTCGGAGCTTTTAAAATGGCCATTGGTTTTACGCAAAATAAATACAGCCGATGTTTTTCAACCTTTTGGTATGAAAGGTTTTAAAAAAGTATCAAAGTTTTTTAAAGATGAAAAACTATCTAAAATAGAAAAAGATAACACGTGGCTTCTTGTTAATGGCGATGATAAAATAATTTGGATTGTGGGTATGCGTGCCGACAATCGTTTTAAAATACTAAATAACAGTAAACAAAACCATATAATAACGTTAAAACAATGA
- a CDS encoding protein-disulfide reductase DsbD family protein, with amino-acid sequence MRNLLTLLVLFVTGLGFSQQLQDPVKWKSSIEKISDTEYQIKLDATIEKEWHMYSQFTPEGGALPLEFIYNNAKGNYEPQGKAKESEYTKKFNDIFEVDEYYFANEAHFTHTIKVTNPAVKNIQLELSYQACVEMCIQLNKFFVFDLETLTATEVQNFENLTAVTPVKNDTINKIKEVPAKSATSKHEKKGLWSIFIIAFFSGFAALLTPCVFPMIPMTVSFFTKQSKSRAKGIKNAIIYGLSIIIIYVLLGLIVTKIFGADALNALSTNIWFNIVFFVLLIVFASSFLGAFEIMLPNSWANKVDRQADRGGMIGIFFMALALAIVSFSCTGPIVGTLLVEAASKGGTAPLIGMFGFSLALALPFMLFAMFPGWLNSMPRSGGWMNTVKVSLGFLELALAFKFLSNADLVLQKHWLEREVFLAIWIAVFAAWAIYLFGKVQLPHDSKIEKISVGRLFMALLVSTFTIYLIPGLWGAPLKLISGFPPPMTYSESPYGVGNSKGGAGSVSAIPNGAKEGPQGIITFTDYEKGMAYAKEVNKPVLLDFTGHACVNCRKMEENVWSETNVLKILNEDVVLISLYVDEKKELPQAEQYVSKTTGKKIKTVGNKWSDFQIEKYQANAQPYYIVLDNEGNSLNTPVGYTPEVTEYENWLKEGVNNYSK; translated from the coding sequence ATGAGAAATTTACTCACTTTACTAGTACTTTTTGTTACTGGTTTAGGCTTTTCACAACAATTACAAGATCCAGTTAAATGGAAATCAAGTATCGAAAAAATTTCAGATACAGAATATCAAATAAAGTTAGACGCTACTATTGAAAAAGAGTGGCACATGTACTCTCAATTTACTCCTGAAGGTGGAGCCTTGCCGTTAGAATTTATTTATAATAACGCAAAAGGTAATTACGAACCACAAGGTAAAGCAAAAGAAAGCGAATACACTAAAAAATTCAATGATATTTTTGAAGTAGATGAATATTATTTTGCTAATGAAGCGCATTTTACACACACTATTAAAGTTACAAACCCAGCGGTTAAAAATATTCAGTTAGAATTATCGTACCAAGCATGTGTTGAAATGTGTATTCAATTAAACAAATTTTTTGTTTTTGATTTAGAAACATTAACAGCTACCGAAGTTCAAAATTTTGAAAATTTAACTGCAGTTACACCTGTAAAAAACGATACCATTAATAAAATAAAAGAAGTGCCAGCAAAATCGGCAACTTCTAAGCATGAAAAAAAAGGATTGTGGTCTATTTTCATCATTGCATTTTTTTCAGGTTTTGCAGCATTGTTAACACCATGTGTGTTTCCAATGATACCTATGACGGTAAGTTTCTTTACAAAACAAAGCAAATCGCGTGCAAAAGGTATTAAAAACGCAATTATTTATGGGTTATCAATCATTATTATTTACGTTTTATTAGGTTTAATTGTAACTAAAATATTTGGTGCCGATGCGTTAAATGCCTTATCAACAAACATATGGTTTAATATTGTATTTTTTGTTTTATTAATTGTATTTGCATCATCGTTCTTAGGTGCTTTTGAAATTATGTTGCCAAACTCATGGGCTAATAAGGTTGATCGTCAAGCAGACCGTGGCGGTATGATTGGTATCTTTTTTATGGCTTTAGCATTGGCAATTGTATCGTTTTCATGTACCGGACCAATTGTTGGAACCTTGTTGGTAGAAGCAGCATCTAAAGGCGGAACAGCTCCTTTAATTGGTATGTTTGGCTTTTCATTAGCATTGGCATTACCGTTTATGTTATTTGCCATGTTCCCAGGTTGGTTAAATTCAATGCCACGTTCAGGTGGATGGATGAATACTGTTAAAGTTTCTTTAGGATTTTTAGAATTGGCTTTAGCATTTAAGTTTTTATCAAACGCCGATTTGGTTTTACAAAAACATTGGTTAGAACGCGAGGTGTTTTTAGCTATTTGGATTGCTGTATTTGCTGCATGGGCTATTTATTTGTTTGGAAAAGTACAATTGCCACACGATTCTAAAATCGAAAAAATTTCGGTAGGTAGGTTGTTTATGGCGTTGTTAGTATCAACTTTTACAATCTATTTAATTCCAGGATTATGGGGTGCGCCTTTAAAATTAATCTCTGGTTTTCCACCGCCAATGACATATTCTGAAAGTCCGTATGGTGTAGGAAATTCAAAAGGAGGTGCAGGCTCTGTTTCAGCAATACCTAATGGTGCTAAAGAAGGTCCACAAGGTATCATCACTTTTACAGATTACGAAAAAGGTATGGCTTATGCTAAAGAAGTTAACAAACCTGTTTTATTAGATTTTACAGGCCATGCGTGTGTTAACTGTAGAAAAATGGAAGAAAATGTGTGGTCTGAAACCAATGTTTTAAAAATATTAAATGAAGATGTTGTTTTGATATCTTTATATGTTGATGAGAAAAAAGAATTGCCACAAGCAGAACAATATGTATCTAAAACAACAGGTAAAAAAATTAAGACAGTGGGGAACAAATGGAGCGATTTTCAAATTGAAAAATACCAAGCAAACGCACAACCTTACTACATTGTTTTAGATAACGAAGGAAATTCTTTAAACACGCCAGTTGGGTACACACCCGAAGTTACTGAATATGAAAATTGGTTAAAAGAAGGAGTTAACAACTATTCAAAATAA